The genomic DNA AAACGCTGTTTATCCTTAATGGCTTCAATTTCACGCCATTTTCGTTTTTTTGACGAGCTTTTTGAACGGCTTGGTCTTTCAACAACTTCGTCTAGCGCACCACCATAGTCTAATCTATCCATGGTAACCTCCCTTGTTATTATGATGTCTCTGTAAATAGATATCATATTTCAACCATAGGGTGCAACATTTACGTTTCAT from Shewanella psychromarinicola includes the following:
- a CDS encoding DUF3545 family protein — protein: MDRLDYGGALDEVVERPSRSKSSSKKRKWREIEAIKDKQRLLKELQDIDDSFDFDVNTLVL